In endosymbiont of unidentified scaly snail isolate Monju, the following are encoded in one genomic region:
- a CDS encoding hybrid sensor histidine kinase/response regulator encodes MTTELSLDHSGLHWIRREVEENLRQARLVLEDFVAGDAEDLAPAIRSLHQVRGALTLTQIHGAAMLADELEWLARGMNEDRVGSREAAAEVLMLGIAQLPAYLDRIESGEPDIPLILLPLMNDLRAAREAPLVSEASLFAPRLDAQLAAEPVEQGSGNPQLPELVAGLRMDYHRALLKWFRDLDTPGGLKVLRGLIDRVSSAAGTARLRRLLDAAEALLVAIAEGSVQTTPAVKLLYGQLDRVFKRMIDQGEEAVAQDFPVELLKNFLYYIARSDSSDPVVLAVRRAADLANSFPDLSEEDLREGRFIGAGRELFESVAQALEEDLQRIKDQLDLYMRGDRHDLERFASLAEPIRRMADTLGMIGQGGLRSRLVPHADMIRDAVEKGEPPDEARLDHLAWDLLSVQSALPTLSEPALSQDEAAADEAIVPEGEYRQYLKVALDQAFVELARIKEALSTYFDTGTVGILDPVPAILHRLSGVFSVLDQQVVGDLFVRLQGYVEALLSGQREAPDAGERDRLGDMISGIEVHRESLLEPSPDRRRALVVAGEAADHLGLAESSCAGERTVAEDPVVAGALEDEAPGAEPSAPVTEATEVTGDDSVSVNAVEQPDQGRAEEGGQADAGVYSSEPVSALADDGSSVLDSEILSIFVEEAREELQTLQAHFPVWREDPADREALTRIRRSFHTLKGSGRLVGALEIGEFAWALENLLNRVIDGTRRADTEVFTIVEEALELLPMLIEARESGSAAVDGVLELQARAESLAAGTPSEEAAAADEPLEEALEQASGFEEEFDVVLEGEVAETEIEVDTEPLILALDEDDDEEEISSLLSAEAEDQEDESILTPTTEERPPIELDETLHQIFVREAENHLATMESFIARCRGIANGCVFNDELRRALHTLRGSAHMAQIASVAGLAGALERWANLRHELAHRTDQAAIDLLERGHFVISALLAVIHVPGAQMPSWQALVQEIELEIEVLEGAEDTGTGAETAQSGDETSPYDEELVAIFVDEARELLDRLESGMADWQARPDDLLPVVHMQRGLHTIKGGARLSGVTAIGDLSHAMESLLESVVDQRVHSTPDIVRLTRQALDVLTAQIEALEQDEAVEVQEALVEHLQAAARGESFALSTQEPGEAGDDRAARLNIEEDASELELLDDTELDSLEQAASGLSQSTLLTDSQLLTDSELLIESDLVSSSSMVAAGDSELLAGVSADSRIIQFPARGRLAEENEPPRRPPPPEEEKSTTSKERVRVRADLLDQMVNNAGEVSIYGARLEQQNKTLGYNLDELAQTIGRLREQLRKLENETEAQILSRHEREHEGELPDGFDPLEMDRYSTIQQLSRALAETTEDLNSLSVTLQEQSRDTDTLLQQQSRVINDLQDGLLRTRMIPVGSRASRLQRVVRQTAETVGKRAELTLTGAAGEMDRAILERMMAPLEHLLRNAVVHGIEAPADREAAGKPPVGKVSLVVSRDGSDVVLEVSDDGRGLDREAIRRKAIERGLLDPEAHIDDDDLDAFILEAGLSTAHEVTQVAGRGVGMDVVVNEVKQLGGTLDIDSQPGSGTRFTIRLPFTLAISDALLVGIDDEVFAVPHGSLAGIARIPRSELEACYRGERATFSYGGHEYTVRYLGRLLGTGSPHLPEGERWMPLLLVHSGEHRMAIQVDRLLDNRQIVVKSLGTQLASIRWFTGGTILADGGIALILDIGALVRMESARQAMPEPLAERDDEAAGVKVMVVDDSITVRKVTSRLLERHNMQVITARDGVDAVTLLQTERPDVMLLDIEMPRMDGFELARHMRSTEALKDIPIIMITSRTGSKHREHAQELGVRHYLGKPYQESELLENIYTVLAEVTS; translated from the coding sequence ATGACCACAGAACTGTCCCTGGATCATAGCGGCCTGCACTGGATACGCCGGGAGGTGGAGGAAAACCTGCGCCAGGCCCGCCTGGTGCTGGAAGACTTTGTCGCCGGCGATGCCGAGGACCTGGCGCCTGCTATCCGCTCGTTGCATCAGGTCCGGGGCGCGTTGACGCTGACCCAGATCCATGGCGCGGCCATGCTGGCAGACGAACTGGAATGGCTCGCCCGGGGCATGAACGAGGATCGTGTCGGCAGTCGCGAAGCCGCCGCCGAGGTCCTCATGCTCGGTATCGCGCAGTTGCCGGCCTACCTCGACCGTATTGAATCGGGAGAGCCCGACATCCCGCTGATCCTGCTGCCCCTGATGAACGACCTGCGGGCCGCGCGCGAAGCGCCGTTGGTGTCCGAGGCCTCGTTGTTCGCACCGCGCCTGGATGCCCAGTTGGCAGCCGAGCCCGTGGAACAAGGCAGCGGCAATCCGCAACTCCCGGAGCTGGTGGCGGGACTGCGCATGGATTACCACCGCGCCTTGCTCAAGTGGTTCCGCGATCTCGACACGCCGGGTGGCCTCAAGGTGCTGCGAGGCCTGATTGACCGGGTCTCGTCTGCCGCGGGAACCGCGCGGCTGCGACGCCTGCTGGATGCCGCCGAGGCCTTGCTGGTTGCGATCGCCGAAGGCAGCGTGCAGACAACGCCCGCCGTCAAGCTGCTCTACGGGCAACTCGATCGGGTGTTCAAGCGGATGATCGATCAAGGGGAAGAGGCGGTCGCCCAGGATTTCCCCGTCGAGCTGCTGAAGAACTTCCTCTATTACATCGCCCGTTCCGATTCTTCCGATCCCGTGGTGCTGGCGGTGCGCCGTGCAGCCGATCTGGCGAACAGTTTCCCCGACCTCTCGGAAGAGGATCTGCGCGAGGGGCGGTTCATCGGCGCAGGGCGCGAGTTGTTCGAGAGTGTCGCACAGGCGCTGGAAGAGGACCTGCAGCGCATCAAGGACCAGCTCGACCTCTACATGCGGGGCGACCGACACGATCTTGAACGTTTCGCCTCGCTCGCCGAGCCAATCCGCCGCATGGCCGATACGCTGGGGATGATCGGTCAGGGAGGGTTGCGGAGCCGGCTGGTACCGCATGCCGACATGATCCGTGATGCGGTGGAAAAAGGCGAACCGCCCGATGAAGCCCGGCTCGACCACCTGGCCTGGGATCTGCTGTCGGTGCAGTCGGCCTTGCCGACGCTCTCGGAGCCGGCCCTCTCGCAGGATGAAGCGGCCGCCGACGAGGCCATCGTGCCGGAAGGCGAATACCGGCAGTATCTGAAAGTGGCGCTCGACCAGGCTTTCGTCGAACTGGCCCGGATCAAGGAAGCGCTGAGCACCTATTTCGACACCGGCACGGTCGGCATCCTGGACCCGGTGCCGGCGATCCTGCATCGTCTGTCTGGTGTATTCAGCGTGCTCGATCAACAGGTGGTAGGCGACCTGTTCGTGCGTCTGCAGGGTTATGTCGAGGCGCTGCTGTCCGGGCAGAGGGAAGCGCCCGATGCAGGCGAGCGTGATCGCCTGGGAGACATGATCAGTGGTATCGAGGTGCATCGCGAATCGCTGCTCGAGCCTTCGCCTGATCGCCGACGTGCGCTGGTGGTGGCCGGTGAGGCGGCCGATCATCTGGGGCTGGCCGAATCGTCCTGCGCCGGAGAGCGGACAGTGGCCGAGGATCCGGTTGTTGCGGGCGCGCTGGAGGACGAGGCGCCAGGTGCTGAACCGTCGGCACCGGTGACGGAGGCAACGGAAGTCACCGGGGACGACTCGGTCTCGGTGAATGCGGTCGAGCAACCCGACCAGGGGCGCGCCGAAGAGGGCGGGCAGGCAGACGCCGGCGTCTATTCCAGCGAGCCGGTCTCGGCACTGGCCGACGACGGCTCCTCGGTGCTGGATTCCGAAATCCTGTCGATCTTCGTCGAGGAGGCACGCGAGGAGCTGCAGACCCTGCAGGCCCATTTCCCCGTGTGGCGGGAGGACCCCGCCGATCGTGAAGCGCTGACGCGCATCCGGCGGTCCTTCCATACCCTCAAGGGCAGTGGACGCCTGGTGGGTGCCCTGGAGATAGGGGAGTTTGCCTGGGCGCTGGAAAATCTGCTCAATCGTGTCATCGACGGTACCCGCAGGGCGGATACCGAGGTTTTCACGATTGTCGAGGAAGCGCTCGAACTGCTGCCAATGCTGATCGAGGCTCGCGAGAGTGGTAGTGCTGCGGTCGACGGCGTGCTGGAACTGCAGGCCAGGGCGGAGTCCTTGGCCGCAGGTACCCCGTCCGAGGAGGCCGCGGCCGCAGACGAACCCCTTGAGGAAGCGCTCGAGCAGGCCTCAGGGTTCGAAGAAGAGTTCGACGTGGTGTTGGAAGGCGAGGTGGCCGAAACGGAGATCGAGGTCGATACCGAACCGCTGATTCTCGCGCTCGACGAGGACGACGATGAGGAGGAGATTTCTTCGCTGTTGTCTGCAGAAGCCGAAGATCAGGAAGACGAGTCCATCCTTACCCCCACCACGGAAGAACGCCCTCCCATCGAGCTGGACGAGACGCTGCACCAGATCTTCGTCCGGGAGGCAGAGAACCACCTGGCGACGATGGAGTCCTTTATTGCCCGTTGCCGCGGCATCGCCAATGGCTGTGTCTTCAACGATGAGCTGCGTCGTGCACTGCACACCTTGCGCGGTAGTGCCCACATGGCGCAGATCGCCTCGGTGGCCGGGTTGGCCGGTGCCCTGGAGCGCTGGGCCAATCTGCGCCACGAGCTGGCGCATCGGACCGATCAGGCGGCTATCGATCTGCTCGAACGCGGGCATTTCGTGATCAGCGCGTTGCTGGCGGTAATCCATGTGCCCGGAGCCCAGATGCCTTCCTGGCAGGCCCTGGTGCAAGAGATCGAGCTCGAGATCGAGGTCCTGGAGGGCGCCGAAGATACCGGAACAGGAGCTGAAACGGCCCAGTCGGGAGACGAAACGTCGCCCTATGACGAGGAGCTGGTCGCCATCTTCGTCGACGAGGCGCGGGAACTGCTCGACCGTCTGGAGTCCGGCATGGCGGACTGGCAGGCGAGGCCGGACGATCTGCTGCCCGTGGTCCACATGCAACGTGGTTTGCACACCATCAAGGGCGGGGCGCGGCTCTCGGGGGTGACGGCCATCGGTGATTTGAGTCACGCGATGGAGTCCTTGCTCGAGAGCGTGGTCGATCAACGGGTACATTCCACTCCTGATATCGTCCGCCTTACCCGGCAGGCACTGGATGTCCTGACGGCGCAGATCGAGGCGCTCGAACAAGACGAAGCGGTCGAAGTGCAGGAAGCCCTGGTCGAGCACCTCCAGGCGGCGGCACGAGGTGAATCCTTTGCCCTGTCGACGCAGGAACCCGGTGAGGCAGGCGACGACCGGGCGGCCCGGCTAAATATCGAGGAAGATGCCAGTGAGCTGGAGTTGCTGGACGATACGGAGCTGGATTCGCTGGAACAGGCGGCCTCTGGCCTGTCCCAGTCCACCTTGCTGACCGATTCCCAGTTGCTCACCGATTCCGAGTTGCTGATCGAGTCGGACCTCGTTTCCTCATCGTCCATGGTCGCCGCCGGCGACAGCGAACTGTTGGCGGGGGTGTCGGCAGATTCCCGGATCATCCAGTTTCCCGCGCGCGGTCGCCTTGCCGAGGAGAACGAGCCGCCACGTCGCCCGCCGCCGCCCGAAGAGGAAAAGAGCACCACCTCGAAGGAACGGGTGCGGGTGCGCGCCGACCTGCTCGACCAGATGGTCAACAATGCGGGTGAGGTCAGTATCTACGGCGCCCGCCTCGAGCAGCAGAACAAGACGCTTGGCTACAACCTGGACGAACTGGCGCAGACCATCGGTCGCCTGCGCGAACAGCTGCGCAAGCTGGAGAACGAGACCGAGGCGCAGATCCTGTCGCGTCACGAGCGCGAGCACGAAGGCGAGTTGCCGGATGGTTTCGATCCGCTGGAGATGGACCGCTATTCCACCATCCAGCAATTGTCGCGCGCCCTGGCCGAGACCACCGAGGACCTGAACAGCCTCAGCGTGACCCTGCAGGAGCAGAGCCGGGACACCGATACCCTGTTGCAGCAGCAGTCGCGGGTCATCAATGACCTGCAGGATGGCTTGCTGAGGACGCGCATGATCCCGGTCGGCTCGCGTGCCTCGCGTCTGCAGCGCGTGGTACGGCAGACTGCCGAGACGGTCGGCAAGCGGGCCGAACTCACCCTGACCGGCGCCGCGGGCGAGATGGATCGCGCTATCCTGGAGCGCATGATGGCGCCGCTCGAACACCTGCTGCGCAATGCGGTGGTACACGGCATCGAGGCGCCGGCCGATCGCGAGGCTGCCGGAAAGCCGCCGGTCGGCAAGGTGTCGCTGGTTGTGAGCCGGGATGGCTCGGACGTGGTGCTCGAGGTCAGCGACGATGGCCGCGGCCTGGATCGCGAGGCCATCCGCCGCAAGGCGATCGAGCGTGGTCTGCTCGATCCCGAGGCCCATATCGACGACGATGATCTGGATGCCTTCATTCTGGAGGCGGGGCTGTCCACTGCCCATGAGGTGACCCAGGTGGCTGGCCGCGGCGTCGGCATGGACGTGGTGGTCAACGAGGTCAAGCAGCTCGGCGGCACGCTGGATATCGATTCGCAGCCGGGCAGCGGCACCCGTTTCACCATACGCCTGCCTTTTACCCTGGCGATCAGCGATGCCCTGCTGGTCGGGATCGACGACGAGGTGTTTGCCGTGCCCCATGGCAGTCTGGCCGGTATCGCGCGCATTCCGCGCAGCGAGCTGGAGGCCTGCTACCGGGGTGAGCGTGCGACCTTCTCCTATGGTGGACACGAATACACGGTGCGTTATCTCGGCCGCCTGTTGGGCACCGGGTCTCCCCACCTGCCTGAAGGCGAGCGCTGGATGCCCCTGTTGCTCGTGCACTCCGGTGAACATCGCATGGCCATCCAGGTCGATCGCCTGCTTGACAACCGCCAGATCGTGGTCAAGTCGTTGGGCACCCAGCTGGCCAGTATCCGCTGGTTCACAGGTGGCACCATTCTGGCTGACGGGGGTATCGCGCTGATTCTCGATATCGGTGCCCTGGTGCGCATGGAGTCGGCGCGCCAGGCGATGCCCGAGCCCCTGGCGGAACGTGACGACGAAGCGGCCGGAGTCAAGGTCATGGTCGTGGACGATTCGATCACGGTGCGCAAGGTGACCAGTCGCCTGCTCGAGCGTCACAATATGCAAGTCATCACTGCGCGTGATGGTGTGGACGCGGTGACCCTGTTGCAGACCGAGCGGCCGGACGTGATGTTGCTGGACATCGAGATGCCGCGCATGGACGGCTTCGAGCTGGCGCGGCACATGCGTAGTACCGAGGCGCTCAAGGACATTCCCATCATCATGATCACCTCGCGTACCGGCAGCAAGCACCGGGAGCATGCACAGGAGCTGGGCGTGCGCCACTACCTGGGCAAGCCCTACCAGGAGTCGGAATTGCTGGAGAACATCTATACCGTGCTCGCCGAGGTGACGTCGTGA
- a CDS encoding methyl-accepting chemotaxis protein, with translation MRAKSIKDKGGSRSIPLLTVALLVAIVATLVLFVIMERQKEFQQQYLLRGAEQQVLGQKIAKFSLEALRGNEPSFQQLQVARDQFSRLINELKNGAPGQGLPPSPEQVMGALRKVENSWLELRSYADEILRNRETILSIGEFIGVISELIPQLQETSDEVVRLLVRANAPSRQIYVATRQLMLAQRIDDNVAKVLLGGADTAAAIDQFAQDADLFGRVLEGMLKGDNQLNIRKVTDPAGRKALEEVALLFATVNDHAGEIIEATPALLPALEAIDEITPSSERLDRDTAALIAAYREQAGTIRVGPVVLGPTIVTVLGAVALGLLILLGVAMLRDARRREAGAAEQNRRNQEAIRRLLDEMVDLADGDLTIQATVTEDISGAIADSVNQAVEEMRSLVATINETSVQVSSAAQETKATAMHLSEASEHQREQIVNASDIVRKMSSTMDEMATKASHSVSVARESLEIAHEGGETVRRTIEGMDRIRDQIQETSKRIKRLGESSQEIGNIVELIEDIADQTNILALNAAMQAAMAGEQGRGFAVVADEVQRLAERATDATKQIETLVKTIQADTNEAVISMEASTSEVISGAERAEEAGEALKRIEEVSRQIAEEIEKIAADAIGQSDDAKSINDTMSVIQEITHQTSEGTEQTARSIEALADMAQQLRETVARFKLPDEPNEELRG, from the coding sequence ATGAGAGCAAAAAGCATAAAGGATAAGGGGGGGAGCAGGTCCATACCGTTGCTGACGGTCGCCCTGTTGGTGGCAATCGTGGCGACACTGGTCCTTTTCGTCATCATGGAGAGACAGAAGGAATTCCAGCAGCAGTACCTGCTGAGGGGAGCCGAACAACAGGTTCTGGGACAGAAGATCGCCAAGTTCTCGCTGGAGGCCCTGCGGGGCAACGAGCCTTCTTTCCAGCAGTTGCAGGTTGCTCGAGATCAGTTCTCGCGATTGATCAACGAGCTCAAGAACGGGGCTCCCGGGCAGGGTCTTCCGCCGTCTCCCGAGCAGGTGATGGGCGCCCTGCGCAAGGTCGAGAACAGCTGGCTGGAGTTGCGCTCCTATGCGGACGAGATCTTGCGCAATCGCGAGACCATCCTGTCCATCGGAGAGTTCATTGGCGTGATCAGCGAATTGATCCCGCAACTTCAGGAAACCTCTGACGAGGTGGTCCGGCTGCTGGTGCGCGCCAACGCGCCTTCACGGCAGATCTATGTCGCCACCCGCCAACTGATGCTGGCGCAGCGCATCGACGACAATGTGGCCAAGGTGCTGCTTGGTGGTGCCGATACCGCGGCGGCCATCGACCAGTTTGCCCAGGACGCCGACCTGTTCGGGCGAGTACTCGAAGGCATGCTCAAGGGAGACAATCAGCTCAACATTCGCAAGGTGACCGACCCTGCGGGACGCAAGGCCCTCGAAGAAGTGGCCCTGTTGTTCGCCACGGTCAACGATCACGCGGGGGAGATCATCGAGGCGACGCCTGCCCTGCTGCCGGCACTCGAGGCGATCGACGAGATCACACCGTCGTCGGAAAGGCTCGACCGTGATACGGCAGCGCTGATTGCGGCCTATCGCGAACAGGCGGGGACGATCCGTGTTGGCCCGGTTGTGCTGGGTCCGACCATCGTTACGGTGCTGGGTGCAGTCGCCCTCGGCCTGCTGATCCTGCTGGGGGTGGCCATGCTGCGTGATGCCCGACGCCGCGAGGCTGGGGCCGCGGAGCAGAACCGACGCAACCAGGAGGCCATTCGTCGCCTGCTCGACGAGATGGTGGACCTGGCCGATGGCGACCTGACCATCCAGGCCACGGTGACCGAGGACATCAGCGGCGCCATTGCCGACTCGGTCAACCAGGCGGTGGAAGAGATGCGCAGTCTGGTGGCAACCATCAACGAGACCTCGGTACAGGTGTCGAGTGCTGCCCAGGAGACCAAGGCGACGGCCATGCACCTGTCCGAAGCGTCGGAACACCAGCGCGAACAGATCGTCAACGCCTCGGACATCGTGCGCAAGATGTCCAGCACCATGGACGAGATGGCCACCAAGGCCAGCCACTCGGTGAGCGTTGCGCGGGAATCGCTCGAGATTGCCCACGAAGGTGGGGAGACGGTGCGCCGTACCATCGAGGGCATGGATCGCATCCGCGATCAGATTCAGGAGACCTCCAAGCGGATCAAGCGCCTCGGCGAGTCTTCGCAGGAGATCGGCAACATCGTGGAACTGATCGAGGACATTGCCGACCAGACCAACATCCTGGCACTCAATGCCGCCATGCAGGCCGCCATGGCCGGCGAGCAGGGCCGGGGTTTCGCCGTCGTGGCCGACGAGGTGCAGCGGCTGGCCGAGCGTGCCACCGATGCCACCAAGCAGATCGAGACCCTGGTCAAGACCATCCAGGCCGACACCAATGAGGCGGTTATCTCCATGGAGGCCAGTACCAGCGAGGTGATCTCCGGAGCCGAACGGGCCGAGGAGGCCGGCGAGGCACTGAAACGGATCGAGGAGGTATCGCGCCAGATTGCCGAAGAGATCGAAAAGATCGCTGCCGATGCCATCGGACAGTCCGATGATGCCAAGTCCATCAACGACACCATGAGCGTCATCCAGGAGATTACCCACCAGACATCCGAGGGAACCGAGCAGACCGCACGTTCCATCGAGGCGCTGGCCGACATGGCGCAGCAGCTGCGGGAGACGGTGGCGCGCTTCAAGCTGCCGGACGAGCCCAACGAGGAACTGCGCGGCTGA
- a CDS encoding chemotaxis protein CheW, producing MAIQALAPGELMAVLAEIERQSRISALSMPQVTVAEDTWEGLAYSIAGVRLVSAMSEIREMLPYPVQLTHVPGAQPWMNGLANVRGNLLPVIDLQVYLGGKPVMSGKSARMLIVRMRGLECGLLVSAVLGMRHFPEERRLSNARMTGPLGRYVFDAFSVEDEVWPVFSLSALTADPAFRSAAQ from the coding sequence ATGGCTATCCAGGCACTGGCTCCGGGTGAGTTGATGGCCGTGCTGGCGGAAATCGAACGCCAGAGCCGTATCAGTGCGCTCAGCATGCCGCAGGTCACGGTGGCCGAGGATACATGGGAGGGGCTGGCCTACAGCATCGCGGGGGTACGCTTGGTTTCGGCGATGAGCGAAATACGCGAGATGCTGCCCTATCCGGTCCAGCTCACCCATGTGCCAGGCGCGCAACCCTGGATGAATGGCCTGGCCAATGTCCGGGGCAACCTGCTGCCGGTGATCGATCTTCAGGTCTATCTGGGTGGAAAACCAGTGATGTCGGGAAAGAGCGCGCGCATGTTGATCGTGCGCATGCGGGGCCTGGAGTGTGGTCTGCTGGTGTCGGCGGTGTTGGGTATGCGGCATTTCCCGGAAGAGCGGCGCCTGTCCAATGCGCGCATGACAGGGCCCTTGGGGCGTTACGTGTTTGATGCCTTTTCCGTGGAAGACGAGGTGTGGCCGGTGTTCAGCTTGTCGGCGCTGACTGCCGATCCGGCATTTCGTTCTGCAGCTCAATGA
- a CDS encoding response regulator, whose amino-acid sequence MAKVLVVDDSPTELHVLTQYLHSAGHQTLTASDGQEGLETAKSEKPDLILMDVVMPGLNGFQATRKISRDPETRHIPVVMITTKDQETDREWGLRQGARAYLVKPVTEDQLLGVVAEVLG is encoded by the coding sequence ATGGCGAAGGTACTCGTAGTAGATGATTCTCCGACCGAACTGCATGTGCTCACCCAGTACCTGCACAGTGCCGGCCATCAGACCCTGACGGCTTCCGATGGCCAGGAAGGCCTGGAGACGGCAAAGAGCGAAAAGCCGGATCTGATCCTGATGGATGTGGTCATGCCGGGGCTCAATGGCTTTCAGGCGACTCGCAAGATCAGTCGCGACCCGGAAACAAGGCACATTCCGGTTGTCATGATTACCACCAAGGACCAGGAAACCGATCGCGAGTGGGGCTTGCGACAGGGCGCCCGCGCCTACCTGGTCAAGCCGGTCACCGAGGACCAGCTTCTCGGGGTGGTCGCCGAGGTGCTCGGCTGA
- a CDS encoding response regulator yields MSDSGDTDLQGLKVLVIDDSKTIRRTAETLLKKVGCEVLTANDGFEALSVIADNRPDLIFVDIMMPRLDGYQTCALIKHNELYRDVPVIMLSSKDGLFDRARGRIVGSDQYLTKPFSRDELLDAVRQFAKKVA; encoded by the coding sequence GTGAGCGACAGTGGTGATACAGATCTCCAGGGCCTGAAGGTGCTGGTGATCGACGACAGCAAGACCATCCGACGGACTGCCGAGACCCTGCTGAAGAAGGTTGGGTGCGAAGTATTGACGGCGAATGACGGCTTTGAGGCGTTGTCCGTGATTGCGGACAACAGGCCCGATCTCATCTTCGTCGACATCATGATGCCGCGCCTCGATGGGTATCAGACCTGTGCGCTTATCAAGCACAACGAGCTGTACCGGGATGTGCCGGTCATCATGTTGTCGAGCAAGGATGGTCTGTTCGATCGTGCCCGAGGGCGCATCGTCGGTTCCGACCAGTATCTGACCAAACCCTTTTCCCGGGATGAACTGCTCGATGCAGTTCGTCAGTTTGCCAAGAAGGTAGCGTAA
- a CDS encoding rhodanese-like domain-containing protein, translating to MSKNVRLVQQTLVVFTMLAGFLSAGLALSDEVKLGSDFIPLTKDKPYIHVVHEGRSIRVQRVQDPDYELKGYFAKTGRKCPPFCIQSISPAPGVQVIGEVELFDFMETELRDGKGLLIDARTPAWHQKGTIPGSINIPFTHLTKASDDPEVLDAFELFGVKEREEPTFFEKLLEEWGWSENPYLTDKWDFTDAKTLVLYCNGPACGQSPRAIRGLLKLGYPADKIRYYRGGMQLWQLWQLWGLTTVVPNE from the coding sequence ATGTCGAAGAACGTTCGCCTGGTACAGCAAACGCTGGTGGTGTTCACCATGCTGGCCGGGTTCCTTTCTGCCGGGTTGGCTCTGTCCGATGAGGTGAAACTGGGCAGTGATTTCATCCCGCTGACCAAGGACAAACCTTATATCCATGTCGTTCACGAGGGGCGTTCGATCCGGGTGCAACGTGTACAGGACCCGGACTACGAACTCAAGGGCTACTTTGCCAAGACGGGGCGCAAGTGTCCTCCCTTCTGTATCCAGTCGATCAGTCCGGCGCCGGGTGTCCAGGTCATCGGCGAGGTCGAGCTGTTCGATTTCATGGAGACCGAGCTGCGAGATGGCAAGGGCCTGCTCATCGATGCTCGCACCCCGGCCTGGCACCAGAAGGGGACCATCCCCGGTTCGATCAATATTCCCTTCACGCATCTGACCAAGGCATCCGATGACCCCGAGGTGCTGGATGCCTTTGAACTGTTCGGCGTCAAGGAGCGGGAAGAGCCGACGTTCTTCGAGAAATTGCTGGAGGAATGGGGGTGGTCCGAGAACCCTTACCTGACGGACAAGTGGGACTTTACGGATGCCAAGACGCTGGTGTTGTATTGCAACGGGCCTGCCTGCGGGCAGTCGCCGCGGGCGATTCGCGGGTTGCTCAAGCTGGGTTATCCGGCAGACAAGATTCGTTATTACCGGGGCGGCATGCAGCTGTGGCAGCTGTGGCAGCTGTGGGGTCTGACCACGGTGGTACCCAACGAGTGA